Proteins found in one Streptomyces sp. CB09001 genomic segment:
- the pulA gene encoding pullulanase-type alpha-1,6-glucosidase, whose translation MIPRWPVPATRRTARVRRVAAVTVTALAAALLPPLAARADTPPAPPSDAKLAKTAARHDLTREQFYFVLPDRFANGDAGNDRGGLTGTRLTTGYDPTDKGFYQGGDLKGLTQKLDYIKGLGTTSIWMAPIFRNQPVQGTGKDASAGYHGYWITDFTQVDPHFGTNQDLKNLISKAHAKGMKVFFDVITNHTADVVDYEEKSYDYLSKGAFPYLTKDGKPFDDADYADGEHRFPRVDGGSFPRTPVVPAAKKNLKVPAWLNDPAMYHNRGDSTWAGESATYGDFSGLDDLWTERPEVVSGMEKIYQRWVKDFAIDGFRIDTVKHVDMEFWTQWATALDAYAAKKGRDDFFMFGEVYSADTSVTAPYVTQGRLDSTLDFPFQDAARAYASQGGSAQKLASVFGDDYKYTTDKANAYEQVTFLGNHDMGRIGTFLKQDDPDATDAELLKKDRLANELMFLSRGNPVIYYGDEQGFTGAGGDKDARQPMFASRTADYLDDDQLGTDRTHAEAAYDTSAPLYRQISALAELRKVNPALADGVQTERYAADGAGIYAFSRTDAKTGTEYVVAFNNAGTDKSATFATGSADMTFRGIYGTDATVKSGADTKVTVTVPARSAVVLKAAGRLAAPAAEPTITLRAPDPGATGTVELTADVAGGQLNRVVFAAQTGDGKWRTLGTADHAPYKVTQAIDADTPAGTALRYKAVVVDSAGRTASATAASTTGTPPAEEVPTAASRDYAVVHYQRADGNYDDWGLYAWGDLADGEATTWPETHPFTGRDAYGAFAHVKLKPGASSVGFLVVDKDGNKDVAADRTIDVTETGEVWIEQGKEQVATERPEYPAQDTTKAVLHYQRADGDYDGWGLHVWGDAANPTDWAKPLQPVRTDPYGAVFEVPLTEGASSVSYIVHKGDEKDLPTDQALDLKADGHEVWLLSGQEDYLLPQPAGSAAAVDLTTSKAVWIDRNTVAWNGSEGAASTQLLASRTGTVTAEGGRLTGDDQQWLRLTKSALTDAQKAKFPHLKEYTAWSVDPRDRDRVREALRGQVVASQRTATGALLAATGVQTAGVLDDLYAGRATGADLGPVFHHGRPTLSVWAPTAQDVKLEIGDRTVRMRRNDASGVWSVTGPKSWKGKEYRYAVKVWAPTAGEVVTNRVTDPYSLALTTDSERSLVVDLDDRSLAPRGWEHYRKPEAVPLRDAQIQELHIRDFSVADPTADADHRGTYLAFTDEKSDGSKHLRELAEAGTSYVHLLPAFDIATIPEKRSEQTTPDCDLAALPADSDKQQECVTKAAAKDAFNWGYDPYHYTVPEGSYATDPDGTGRTVEFRKMVKALNDDGLRVVMDVVYNHTAASGQARTSVLDRIVPGYYQRLLADGSVANSTCCSNTATENAMMGKLVVDSVVTWAKEYKVDGFRFDLMGHHPKANILAVRKALDELTLKKDGVDGKKIILYGEGWNFGEVADDARFVQATQKNMAGTGIATFSDRARDAVRGGGPFDEDPGVQGFASGLYTDPNGSENNGTEAEQKARLLHYQDLIKVGLTGNLADYAFTDTDGKEVKGSEVDYNGAPAGYAAAPGDALAYADAHDNESLFDALAFKLPKDTSADDRARMQVLAMATAALSQGPALSQAGTDLLRSKSLDRNSYDSGDWFNALHWDCADGNGFGRGLPPAADNQDKWPYAKPLLSDVQVGCPQINGASAAYRDLLRIRSGEQDFSLATAAQVQSRLSFPLSGRDETPGVITMRLGDLVVVFNATPQEQRQRVTEAAGTGYRLHPVQASGADVAVKKAAYADETGTFTVPARTVAVFTRAG comes from the coding sequence GTGATACCGAGATGGCCGGTGCCCGCCACGCGCCGTACCGCACGAGTGAGACGGGTCGCGGCCGTCACCGTGACCGCGCTCGCCGCCGCCCTGCTCCCCCCGCTCGCCGCGCGGGCCGACACCCCGCCCGCGCCCCCGTCCGACGCGAAGCTGGCGAAGACCGCCGCACGCCACGACCTGACGCGTGAGCAGTTCTACTTCGTCCTGCCGGACCGTTTCGCCAACGGGGACGCCGGGAACGACCGCGGCGGCCTGACCGGCACCCGGCTCACCACCGGCTACGACCCCACCGACAAGGGCTTCTACCAGGGCGGCGACCTCAAGGGCCTGACCCAGAAGCTCGACTACATCAAGGGGCTGGGCACCACCTCCATCTGGATGGCGCCCATCTTCAGGAACCAGCCCGTCCAGGGCACCGGCAAGGACGCCTCGGCCGGCTACCACGGCTACTGGATCACCGACTTCACCCAGGTCGACCCGCACTTCGGCACCAACCAGGACCTGAAGAACCTCATCTCCAAGGCCCACGCCAAGGGCATGAAGGTCTTCTTCGACGTCATCACCAACCACACCGCCGACGTCGTCGACTACGAGGAGAAGTCCTACGACTACCTCTCCAAGGGCGCCTTCCCGTACCTGACCAAGGACGGAAAGCCCTTCGACGACGCCGACTACGCCGACGGCGAGCACCGCTTCCCGCGGGTGGACGGCGGCTCCTTCCCGCGCACCCCCGTCGTACCCGCCGCCAAGAAGAACCTCAAGGTCCCCGCCTGGCTCAACGACCCGGCGATGTACCACAACCGGGGCGACTCCACCTGGGCCGGCGAGTCGGCCACCTACGGCGACTTCTCCGGCCTCGACGACCTGTGGACCGAGCGTCCCGAGGTCGTCAGCGGCATGGAGAAGATCTACCAGCGGTGGGTCAAGGACTTCGCCATCGACGGCTTCCGGATCGACACCGTGAAACACGTCGACATGGAGTTCTGGACCCAGTGGGCGACCGCGCTGGACGCCTACGCCGCCAAGAAGGGCCGCGACGACTTCTTCATGTTCGGCGAGGTCTACTCCGCCGACACCTCCGTCACCGCGCCCTACGTCACCCAGGGCCGCCTGGACTCCACCCTGGACTTCCCCTTCCAGGACGCGGCCCGCGCCTACGCCTCCCAGGGCGGCAGCGCGCAGAAGCTCGCCTCGGTCTTCGGCGACGACTACAAGTACACGACCGACAAGGCCAACGCGTACGAGCAGGTCACCTTCCTCGGCAACCACGACATGGGCCGCATCGGGACCTTCCTGAAGCAGGACGACCCGGACGCCACCGACGCGGAACTGCTGAAGAAGGACCGGCTCGCCAACGAGCTGATGTTCCTCAGCCGCGGCAACCCGGTGATCTACTACGGCGACGAGCAGGGCTTCACCGGCGCGGGCGGCGACAAGGACGCCCGCCAGCCGATGTTCGCCTCCCGCACCGCCGACTACCTCGACGACGACCAGCTCGGCACCGACCGCACCCACGCCGAGGCCGCCTACGACACGAGCGCCCCGCTCTACCGGCAGATCAGCGCCCTCGCCGAGCTGCGCAAGGTCAACCCGGCCCTCGCCGACGGCGTCCAGACCGAGCGCTACGCCGCCGACGGCGCCGGGATCTACGCCTTCTCCCGCACCGACGCCAAGACCGGCACCGAGTACGTCGTCGCCTTCAACAACGCCGGTACCGACAAGAGCGCCACCTTCGCCACCGGCTCCGCCGACATGACCTTCCGCGGCATCTACGGCACCGACGCCACCGTGAAGTCGGGCGCCGACACCAAGGTCACCGTCACCGTCCCGGCCCGGTCGGCCGTCGTCCTCAAGGCCGCGGGGCGGCTCGCCGCGCCCGCCGCCGAGCCGACGATCACCCTGCGTGCCCCGGACCCCGGCGCCACCGGCACCGTCGAGCTGACCGCCGACGTCGCGGGCGGACAGCTCAACCGCGTCGTCTTCGCCGCCCAGACCGGCGACGGCAAGTGGCGCACCCTCGGCACCGCCGACCACGCCCCCTACAAGGTCACCCAGGCCATCGACGCGGACACCCCGGCCGGTACGGCCCTGCGCTACAAGGCGGTCGTCGTCGACTCGGCCGGCCGCACCGCGAGCGCCACGGCCGCCTCCACCACCGGCACTCCGCCCGCCGAGGAGGTGCCCACCGCCGCCTCCCGCGACTACGCGGTCGTGCACTACCAGCGCGCGGACGGGAACTACGACGACTGGGGCCTGTACGCCTGGGGCGACCTCGCCGACGGCGAGGCGACCACCTGGCCGGAGACCCATCCCTTCACCGGCCGGGACGCCTACGGCGCCTTCGCCCACGTCAAGCTCAAGCCCGGTGCCTCCAGCGTCGGCTTCCTCGTCGTCGACAAGGACGGCAACAAGGACGTCGCCGCCGACCGCACCATCGACGTCACCGAGACCGGCGAGGTGTGGATCGAGCAGGGCAAGGAGCAGGTCGCCACCGAGCGGCCCGAGTACCCGGCCCAGGACACCACCAAGGCCGTACTGCACTACCAGCGCGCCGACGGCGACTACGACGGCTGGGGTCTGCACGTCTGGGGCGACGCCGCGAACCCCACCGACTGGGCCAAGCCGCTCCAGCCGGTCCGGACCGACCCCTACGGCGCGGTCTTCGAGGTGCCCCTCACCGAGGGCGCGAGCAGCGTCAGCTACATCGTCCACAAGGGCGACGAGAAGGACCTGCCCACCGACCAGGCCCTGGACCTCAAGGCCGACGGCCACGAGGTGTGGCTGCTGAGCGGCCAGGAGGACTACCTGCTGCCGCAGCCCGCGGGCTCCGCGGCGGCCGTCGACCTCACCACCTCCAAGGCCGTCTGGATCGACCGGAACACCGTCGCCTGGAACGGCTCGGAAGGCGCCGCCTCCACCCAGCTGCTCGCCTCCCGCACCGGCACCGTCACCGCCGAGGGCGGCAGGCTCACCGGCGACGACCAGCAGTGGCTCCGCCTCACCAAGAGCGCCCTCACCGACGCCCAGAAGGCGAAGTTCCCGCACCTGAAGGAGTACACCGCCTGGTCCGTCGACCCGCGCGACCGCGACCGGGTCCGCGAGGCCCTGCGCGGCCAGGTCGTCGCCTCCCAGCGCACCGCCACCGGCGCCCTGCTCGCGGCGACGGGCGTACAGACCGCGGGCGTCCTGGACGACCTGTACGCGGGCCGGGCGACCGGAGCCGACCTCGGCCCGGTCTTCCACCACGGCAGGCCCACCCTCTCCGTGTGGGCGCCGACCGCGCAGGACGTGAAGCTGGAGATCGGCGACCGCACGGTGCGGATGCGCCGGAACGACGCCTCCGGCGTCTGGTCCGTGACCGGCCCGAAGTCCTGGAAAGGCAAGGAATACCGGTACGCGGTCAAGGTGTGGGCGCCCACCGCGGGCGAGGTCGTCACCAACAGGGTCACCGACCCGTACTCCCTCGCCCTGACCACCGACTCCGAGCGCAGTCTCGTCGTCGACCTGGACGACCGCTCCCTCGCCCCGCGCGGCTGGGAGCACTACCGCAAGCCCGAGGCCGTCCCGTTGCGGGACGCGCAGATCCAGGAACTGCACATCCGCGACTTCTCCGTCGCCGACCCGACGGCGGACGCGGACCACCGGGGCACCTACCTCGCCTTCACCGACGAGAAGAGCGACGGCTCGAAGCACCTGCGCGAGCTGGCCGAGGCCGGTACGTCCTACGTGCACCTGCTGCCCGCCTTCGACATCGCCACCATCCCCGAGAAGAGGTCCGAGCAGACCACGCCCGACTGCGACCTCGCCGCCCTCCCGGCCGACTCCGACAAGCAGCAGGAGTGCGTGACGAAGGCCGCCGCCAAGGACGCCTTCAACTGGGGCTACGACCCGTACCATTACACGGTCCCCGAGGGCTCCTACGCCACCGACCCGGACGGCACCGGGCGCACCGTCGAGTTCCGGAAGATGGTCAAGGCCCTCAACGACGACGGGCTGCGCGTCGTCATGGACGTCGTCTACAACCACACGGCCGCGAGCGGGCAGGCGAGGACCAGCGTCCTCGACCGGATCGTGCCCGGCTACTACCAGCGGCTGCTCGCCGACGGCTCGGTGGCCAACAGCACCTGCTGCTCCAACACCGCCACCGAGAACGCCATGATGGGCAAGCTCGTCGTCGACTCGGTCGTCACCTGGGCCAAGGAGTACAAGGTCGACGGCTTCCGCTTCGACCTCATGGGCCACCACCCGAAGGCCAACATCCTCGCGGTCAGGAAGGCGCTGGACGAGCTGACCCTCAAGAAGGACGGCGTCGACGGCAAGAAGATCATCCTGTACGGCGAGGGCTGGAACTTCGGCGAGGTCGCCGACGACGCCCGATTCGTGCAGGCCACCCAGAAGAACATGGCCGGCACCGGCATCGCCACCTTCTCCGACCGGGCCCGCGACGCCGTGCGCGGCGGCGGCCCCTTCGACGAGGACCCCGGCGTCCAGGGCTTCGCCTCCGGCCTCTACACCGACCCCAACGGCTCGGAGAACAACGGCACCGAGGCCGAGCAGAAGGCCCGCCTGCTGCACTACCAGGACCTGATCAAGGTCGGGCTGACCGGCAACCTCGCCGACTACGCCTTCACCGACACCGACGGCAAGGAGGTCAAGGGCTCCGAGGTCGACTACAACGGCGCCCCCGCCGGATACGCGGCGGCACCCGGCGACGCCCTCGCCTACGCCGACGCGCACGACAACGAGTCCCTGTTCGACGCGCTCGCCTTCAAGCTGCCGAAGGACACCTCCGCCGACGACCGGGCCCGCATGCAGGTCCTCGCCATGGCGACCGCCGCCCTCTCGCAGGGCCCGGCGCTCTCCCAGGCGGGCACCGACCTGCTGCGCTCCAAGTCGCTGGACCGCAACTCCTACGACAGCGGCGACTGGTTCAACGCCCTCCACTGGGACTGCGCCGACGGCAACGGCTTCGGCCGGGGGCTGCCGCCGGCCGCGGACAACCAGGACAAGTGGCCGTACGCCAAGCCCCTGCTGAGCGACGTCCAGGTCGGCTGCCCGCAGATCAACGGCGCCTCGGCGGCGTACCGGGACCTGCTGCGGATCCGCAGCGGCGAGCAGGACTTCTCCCTCGCCACGGCCGCGCAGGTGCAGTCCCGGCTCTCCTTCCCGCTCTCCGGCAGGGACGAGACACCCGGCGTGATCACCATGCGCCTCGGTGACCTGGTCGTGGTCTTCAACGCGACCCCGCAGGAGCAGCGGCAACGGGTGACCGAGGCGGCCGGAACCGGCTACCGGCTGCACCCGGTGCAGGCGTCCGGAGCGGACGTGGCCGTGAAGAAGGCGGCCTACGCGGACGAAACGGGCACCTTCACGGTGCCGGCCCGCACGGTGGCGGTCTTCACCCGCGCCGGCTAG
- a CDS encoding glycoside hydrolase family 13 protein, producing the protein MSQQPSAAPAPTSAVATVSERHDWWRDAVIYQVYPRSFADSNGDGMGDLEGVRTRLPYLRDLGVDAVWLSPFYASPQADAGYDVADYRAVDPMFGTLLDADALIRDAHALGLRIIVDLVPNHSSDQYEWFRRALAEGPGSPSRDRYHFRPGKGKNGELPPNDWESIFGGPAWTRVTEPDGTPGEWYLHLFAPEQPDFNWEHPAVGDEFRSILRFWLDMGVDGFRIDVAHGMVKAEGLPDLGSHEQLKLLGNDVMPFFDQDGVHDIYRQWRLILDEYSGERIFVAEAWTPTVERTANYVRPDELHQAFNFQYLGTHWDAGELRTVIDRTLDAMRPVGAPATWVLSNHDVTRHATRFANPAGLGTQIRLAGDRALGLRRARAATLLMLALPGSAYVYQGEELGLPDVVDLPDEVRQDPAYFRGAGQDGFRDGCRVPIPWTREGSSYGFGSGGSWLPQPAGWGELSVEAQTGEPGSTLELYREALAVRRSTADLGAGDAVEWLRAPEGVVAFRRGDFVCVANTTGESVAVPAHGRVLLASGEITEAAGEAKVPADTTVWWTRA; encoded by the coding sequence ATGAGCCAGCAGCCTTCCGCCGCACCGGCCCCCACCTCCGCCGTCGCCACCGTCTCCGAGCGCCACGACTGGTGGCGGGACGCGGTCATCTACCAGGTGTACCCGCGCAGCTTCGCCGACAGCAACGGCGACGGCATGGGCGACCTGGAGGGTGTCCGCACCCGCCTGCCGTACCTGCGCGACCTGGGCGTGGACGCCGTGTGGCTCAGCCCCTTCTACGCCTCCCCGCAGGCCGACGCCGGCTACGACGTCGCCGACTACCGGGCCGTCGACCCCATGTTCGGCACCCTCCTGGACGCCGACGCGCTGATCCGCGACGCCCACGCGCTGGGCCTGCGCATCATCGTCGACCTGGTGCCCAACCACTCCTCCGACCAGTACGAGTGGTTCAGGCGCGCGCTGGCCGAGGGCCCCGGCTCCCCTTCCCGGGACCGCTACCACTTCCGCCCCGGCAAGGGGAAGAACGGCGAACTGCCGCCCAACGACTGGGAGTCCATCTTCGGCGGCCCCGCCTGGACCCGGGTCACCGAGCCCGACGGCACGCCGGGGGAGTGGTACCTGCACCTGTTCGCGCCCGAGCAGCCGGACTTCAACTGGGAGCACCCGGCCGTCGGCGACGAGTTCCGGTCCATCCTGCGGTTCTGGCTGGACATGGGTGTGGACGGCTTCCGCATCGACGTCGCCCACGGCATGGTGAAGGCGGAGGGCCTGCCCGACCTGGGATCCCACGAGCAGCTGAAGCTGCTGGGCAACGATGTCATGCCGTTCTTCGACCAGGACGGCGTCCACGACATCTACCGCCAGTGGCGGCTGATCCTCGACGAGTACAGCGGCGAGCGCATCTTCGTCGCCGAGGCCTGGACCCCGACCGTCGAGCGCACCGCCAACTACGTACGCCCGGACGAGCTGCACCAGGCGTTCAACTTCCAGTACCTGGGCACCCACTGGGACGCCGGGGAACTGCGCACGGTCATCGACCGCACCCTCGACGCCATGCGCCCGGTCGGCGCGCCCGCCACCTGGGTCCTCTCCAACCACGACGTCACCCGGCACGCCACGCGCTTCGCCAACCCGGCGGGCCTCGGCACCCAGATCCGCCTGGCCGGCGACCGCGCACTGGGCCTGCGCCGCGCCCGCGCCGCGACCCTGCTGATGCTGGCCCTGCCCGGCTCGGCCTACGTCTACCAGGGCGAGGAACTGGGCCTCCCGGACGTCGTCGACCTGCCCGACGAGGTCCGCCAGGACCCGGCCTACTTCCGCGGCGCCGGCCAGGACGGCTTCCGCGACGGCTGCCGCGTCCCGATCCCGTGGACCCGTGAGGGCTCCTCGTACGGCTTCGGATCCGGCGGCAGCTGGCTGCCGCAGCCCGCGGGCTGGGGCGAACTGAGCGTCGAGGCGCAGACCGGCGAGCCCGGCTCGACCCTGGAGCTGTACCGCGAGGCCCTGGCCGTCCGCCGCTCCACCGCCGACCTCGGCGCGGGCGACGCGGTCGAGTGGCTGCGCGCCCCCGAGGGCGTCGTCGCCTTCCGGCGCGGCGACTTCGTGTGCGTCGCCAACACCACCGGCGAGTCGGTGGCGGTGCCCGCGCACGGGCGCGTCCTGCTGGCCAGCGGCGAGATCACCGAGGCGGCCGGCGAGGCGAAGGTACCGGCCGACACGACGGTCTGGTGGACCCGCGCCTGA